GCGCGCGGCGGCGCCCGGGTTCGCGCACGCCTCGCAGAAGTTTCCCGTCGAGAGCCGGACGAGGCATTCGGGGCACAGCGCCTTGCCGCAGCGCGAACAGTAGCCGAGCGCCGCGCGGTCGGGATGGTTGACGCACTTCATCGTGCGCGCACCGCCCTTCGCGGCGGCCGGCCCGTCCGCGTCGCGAGGCGCCGCCCGGGCATGCCGGCGGAGAGCAGGGCCCTCGCGCGCAGCGCCTTCAGCGTCATCACGTTGCGCCGGTCCGGGCCCTCGCGGTCGAACCCCGGCGTCTCGATGAGGCCGGGCAGATCGCGGAGCGCCGGATGGCCGAAGACGGCCCGGAACCCGTCGCGGCCGATCCCGCCTTCGCCGATGTTCTCGTGGCGGTCGAGCCGCGAGCCGAGCGCGCTCTTCGAGTCGTTGAAGTGCAGCACGCGCAGCCGCGTGAGGCCCACCTGCCGGTCGAAGGCGTCCACCATCGCGGCGACGCCCTCCGGCGTGCGAATGTCCCACCCGGCGGCGAAGAGGTGCGCGGTGTCGAGACATACGCCGAGCCGCGGGCTCCGCCCCGCGGCGTCGAGGACGTCGCGCAGCTGCTCGAAGGTACCCCCGATCGTGCCGCCGGCGCTGCCTTCCAGCAGCACCATCGCCTCCGATGAGCGCGTGAGCACGGTGCGCAGCGCGAGCGCCACGCGGTCGCAGCATTCGTCCCAGCCCGCGCCCCGCGTGCTGCCGAGATGCGTGATCGCCGCAAGCCCGCCGAGCGCATCCATGCCGCGCACCGTGTGCGCGAGCGAGTCGATGGACCGGCGGAACAACTCGGGATCGGCGGTGGCGAAATTGACGAGGTACGAGGCGTGCGCGACCAGCGGGTCCAGCCCGGCCCGCGCGCGGCGGCGCCGGAATTCAGCGATGTCGGCGGGATCGTACTCGATGAGGCGCCACTGCCGCGGGCTGCCGACGAAGATCTGCAGGCATTCGCAGCCGATCGCGGTCGCCCGCGGGACCGCCTCGTAGACGCGGCCGGCGACGGAGACGTGCGCGCCGATCGGCATATCGGGGGCTTCGCGGAGGATCGACGTTTGGACCTCCCGAACCTGCGCACCATGTCCCCGCGCGCGCGCATCGCGGCCGATCTCTCGCTGGCGGCCGTCGCCGTCGTGTGGGGCACGACGTTTCCGCTCGGCAAGCTGGTGCTGCGGCACCTCGGGCCGTTTCAATATCTCGCGCTGCGCTTCGGCCTGGCCGCGGTGCTGATGGCGCCGCTCGCGTGGCGCGAGCGCGGACGCCTCACCCTCGACGGGATGCGCGCGGGCCTGCTGGCCGGCGCCGCACTGTTCGCCGGATACGCGCTGCAGACGGTCGGGCTCCGGTCCACGACCGCCGGCAACGCCGGTCTTATCACGGGCCTGAACGTCGTCATGATTCCCCTGATGCTGCTGGTCTGGCGCCGGCGCGCGCCGAGCCGGACGCTCGCCGCCGCGGTGCTGCTCGCGGTGGCGGGGTTGTGGCTCCTGCTGTGGCAGGGCGGACGGTTGGGCGCCGGCGACGCGCTCGTACTCGGCTGCGCCGCGGCGCTCGCGCTGCAGGTGATCATTGTCGGACAGGCCGCGGCGTCGGTGCCGGCCGCGGCGTTTGCCTGCGTGCAAATCGCGACGGTCGCCGCGCTGGCGGGCGCCTGGGCCGTGGCCGCGGAACCGGCTCCGGCGGCGGTGCCGGCGGCGGTCGGCGGCGCGATCGTCTTCATGGCGGTCGCGGCGACGCTCGGCGCGTACGTCGTGCAGGCGTGGGTGCAGCGAATCGTGTCGCCGACGCGCACCGGCCTGTTGTTCACCCTCGAGCCGGTCGCGGCGGTGGGCTTCGGCGTCGCGTGGCTCGGCGAGCCGTTCGGACCGCGCCAGGCCGCCGGGGCGGCGGCGATCTTGTTAAGCGTCGTGATCGGCGAGCTGGGGCGTGATCGGGAATGGGCGGGCCGGGCCGGCCGCGAGGCGGCGCCGGCGGGCATCACCGTCGACAAAGGAGGACGGTTCCATGGCATCGCGTGAGCGGCGCGGATTTACCACGACCGCGATCCACGGGGGGCGGATCGAAGACGCCAACAAGTCCGTCGTCGCGCCGATCTATCAGACGGCGACCTTCAAATACGACAGCGTCGAAGACGGCGCGCGCCTCGCCGCGGAGAAGGGCCCCGGTTACATCTACACGCGGTGGGGCAATCCGACGACGGATCTCTTCGAGCAGAAGGTCGCGCTGCTCGAGGGCGCCGAGGGGGCGCTGGCCGCGTCGTCCGGCATGGCGGCGATCGCCACGGCCGTCGTAGGCTCGCTCAAGGCCGGCGATCACCTCATCGCGCCGAAGGCCGTGTACCAGGCGGCGTTCCAGCTCTTTACCGGCGTGCTGCCGAGGTTCGGGGTCGAGGCCACGGTGCTCGACGATCCCGACGTGTCCGCGTACGAGCGGGCGCTCAGGCCGAGCACGCGCCTGCTCTACGTCGAAACGCCGAACAACCCGCTGCTCGGCATCATCGATATCGCCGGCGTGGCGGCGCTCGCGCGCGCCCACGGGGCGCGCACGGTGGCCGACAACACATTTGCGACGCCGTACAACCAGCAGCCGCTCGCGCTCGGCGTCGATCTCGTCTGTCACAGCGCGACAAAATATCTCGGCGGGCATCACGACGTCACGGCCGGCGTGATCGCCGGCTCGCGCGAAGCCCTCCGGCCGTGCGTGGGAGCGCTGCGTGTCTTCGGCGGCGTCCTCGACCCGTTCGCGGCCTTCCTGCTGATCCGCGGCGTCGCGACGCTTGGGCTGCGCGTGGAACGGCACAACGCAAACGCGCTCGCGCTGGCGCGGCACTTGAGCGCGCACCCGAAGGTCGCCAAGGTGCACTATCCGGGTCTGCCGGGGCACCCGCGCCACGAGATCGCCGCACGGCAGATGCCCGGCGGGTTCGGCGGCATGATGAGCATCGAAGTAGCCGGCAACGTCGCCGCCGGCGCGCGCTGCGTCGAGGCGCTGCGCGTCGCGAAGCTGGCGGTGAGCCTCGGCGGGATCAGCACGCTCGTCACCCACCCGGCGTCGACCACGAGCGTCAACATGCCGCGGGAGATCCGGCTCGCCGCGGGCATCAGCGACGGGCTGATCCGGATCTCGGTCGGGATCGAGGACGTGGACGATCTGATCGACGACTTCACCCAGGCGCTCGACAAAGTCTAGTCCGGGCCACGCCGCCCTCAGCGGGCAGGTTCCGCTTGACTTTCATTCCCATATAAGAATATAATGTTCCCGCGATGCCGAGAGCGGCGACAACGACCGACGTGTTCAACGCGATCGCCGAGCCGCGGCGGCGTGAGATCGTCGACGCGCTCCTCGACGGCCGGGCCCACACGGTCGGGGAGGTCGTCGACCGGCTCCGGATTCCGCAGCCGTCGGTCTCGAAGCATCTCGGCGTCCTTCGGAAAGTGGGAATCGTCTCAGTGAACAAGTCCGGCCGGCGCCGTCTCTATCGGCTCAACGCGGAGGAGTTGAAGCCGGTCCACGATTGGGTGCAGACCTACGCGCGGCTTTGGGAGCACCAACTCCACCGGATCAAGGAGCGGGCCGAGCAGGCGGCGCGCGAACGAGCGGGGCACAAACGCGAACGACCAGCACACGAGGAGGGATGACCGTGGTGACGACCGCGTCAGAGCTGTCGGTTCAGACGTTCGAGGTGGCGAAAGAAGAGACGATCGCGGCGCCGATCGAGATCGTGTTCGAGACGATGCTTGAGCAGCTGGGCCCGTCGTTCGAGCCCGCCGAAGGGATGTCCCTGCACATGGTGCTCGAGGCGTGGCCGGGCGGCCGCTGGTACCGGGATCTCGGGAACAAGGCGGGCCATCTGTGGGGGCACGTGCAGGTCATCAAGCCGCCGAGCCTCCTGGAAATCTATGGGCCGCTGGCGATGTCCTATCCCGCGGTCTCGCACGTGCAGTGCCGGCTGACCGCGGACGGCGACCGGACGCGCCTCAAGTTTGTCCACCGCGCGATGGCATACGCGCCCGAGCCCCGCGACGATTTCGCCCAGGGCTGGGCCCGCGTGCTGACGAGCATTCGTGAAGCCGCCGAGCGCCGGCGCGCATCCGGTGAGGGACGCTAGATGGCGGAGCGTCACAGGGTCGTCCCCCACGCCACGTGGCTCGAGGCGCGACGAAGGTTCCTGAGCAAAGAAAAGGCGTTCACGCGGCTGCGCGACCGGCTCAACCGGGAGCGCCGCAGCCTGCCGTGGGAGCAAGTGGACAAGGCGTACGTCTTCGAGGGGCCGGACGGGAAGGAGACGCTCGCGCACCTCTTCGACGGCCGGCACCAGCTCGTTGTCTACCACTTCATGTTCGCCCCGGAGTGGGACGCCGGGTGCCCG
The bacterium DNA segment above includes these coding regions:
- a CDS encoding metalloregulator ArsR/SmtB family transcription factor, whose amino-acid sequence is MPRAATTTDVFNAIAEPRRREIVDALLDGRAHTVGEVVDRLRIPQPSVSKHLGVLRKVGIVSVNKSGRRRLYRLNAEELKPVHDWVQTYARLWEHQLHRIKERAEQAARERAGHKRERPAHEEG
- a CDS encoding SRPBCC domain-containing protein; this encodes MTVVTTASELSVQTFEVAKEETIAAPIEIVFETMLEQLGPSFEPAEGMSLHMVLEAWPGGRWYRDLGNKAGHLWGHVQVIKPPSLLEIYGPLAMSYPAVSHVQCRLTADGDRTRLKFVHRAMAYAPEPRDDFAQGWARVLTSIREAAERRRASGEGR
- a CDS encoding B-box zinc finger protein yields the protein MKCVNHPDRAALGYCSRCGKALCPECLVRLSTGNFCEACANPGAAARPRRPIPWWLIVLAAAVLFFLLRLAIH
- a CDS encoding deoxyribonuclease IV, which gives rise to MPIGAHVSVAGRVYEAVPRATAIGCECLQIFVGSPRQWRLIEYDPADIAEFRRRRARAGLDPLVAHASYLVNFATADPELFRRSIDSLAHTVRGMDALGGLAAITHLGSTRGAGWDECCDRVALALRTVLTRSSEAMVLLEGSAGGTIGGTFEQLRDVLDAAGRSPRLGVCLDTAHLFAAGWDIRTPEGVAAMVDAFDRQVGLTRLRVLHFNDSKSALGSRLDRHENIGEGGIGRDGFRAVFGHPALRDLPGLIETPGFDREGPDRRNVMTLKALRARALLSAGMPGRRLATRTGRPPRRAVRAR
- a CDS encoding PLP-dependent aspartate aminotransferase family protein; its protein translation is MASRERRGFTTTAIHGGRIEDANKSVVAPIYQTATFKYDSVEDGARLAAEKGPGYIYTRWGNPTTDLFEQKVALLEGAEGALAASSGMAAIATAVVGSLKAGDHLIAPKAVYQAAFQLFTGVLPRFGVEATVLDDPDVSAYERALRPSTRLLYVETPNNPLLGIIDIAGVAALARAHGARTVADNTFATPYNQQPLALGVDLVCHSATKYLGGHHDVTAGVIAGSREALRPCVGALRVFGGVLDPFAAFLLIRGVATLGLRVERHNANALALARHLSAHPKVAKVHYPGLPGHPRHEIAARQMPGGFGGMMSIEVAGNVAAGARCVEALRVAKLAVSLGGISTLVTHPASTTSVNMPREIRLAAGISDGLIRISVGIEDVDDLIDDFTQALDKV
- a CDS encoding DMT family transporter, whose translation is MDLPNLRTMSPRARIAADLSLAAVAVVWGTTFPLGKLVLRHLGPFQYLALRFGLAAVLMAPLAWRERGRLTLDGMRAGLLAGAALFAGYALQTVGLRSTTAGNAGLITGLNVVMIPLMLLVWRRRAPSRTLAAAVLLAVAGLWLLLWQGGRLGAGDALVLGCAAALALQVIIVGQAAASVPAAAFACVQIATVAALAGAWAVAAEPAPAAVPAAVGGAIVFMAVAATLGAYVVQAWVQRIVSPTRTGLLFTLEPVAAVGFGVAWLGEPFGPRQAAGAAAILLSVVIGELGRDREWAGRAGREAAPAGITVDKGGRFHGIA